The proteins below are encoded in one region of Fibrella aestuarina BUZ 2:
- a CDS encoding endonuclease domain-containing protein has protein sequence MSKRLPNDTLVALFKDKSDFLIARDEGWYRIPTSSRVPELVKNGGMRYIAFYFKKSFGDWKYSIRHVAQVDSVSIVKRRLLFPTETINAKSNNTYYKISFGLLQALPRPILSLRGRQLLFIPTTLTKLQQADEINDVFADSPLEDLLWSELKKHRLPAERQFYLQTNSDNWICDFAIFCKNGNINVECDGDEYHMKPEQVVYDKNRNNQISAVANWTPLRFTTKHLIHEMPETIRTIKRKIDKLGGIQVVSEDEVSYRYVSKQDGQLNLFD, from the coding sequence ATGAGCAAACGCCTGCCCAACGATACGCTCGTAGCTCTATTTAAAGACAAATCAGATTTTTTGATTGCCCGTGATGAGGGTTGGTATCGCATTCCAACGAGTTCACGCGTACCTGAATTGGTTAAGAACGGCGGCATGCGTTATATCGCCTTTTACTTCAAAAAAAGTTTCGGGGACTGGAAATACTCAATTCGTCACGTAGCACAAGTAGATAGTGTGTCTATAGTAAAACGGCGTTTATTGTTTCCAACCGAAACGATAAACGCTAAATCCAACAATACTTATTACAAAATCAGCTTTGGCCTTTTACAAGCGTTACCAAGGCCCATTCTCAGCCTTCGGGGTAGACAACTATTATTTATTCCAACGACACTTACCAAACTACAACAGGCCGACGAAATAAACGACGTTTTCGCTGACAGCCCCCTGGAAGATTTGCTGTGGTCTGAATTAAAAAAGCATCGACTTCCTGCTGAGCGTCAGTTTTACTTACAGACTAATTCTGACAATTGGATTTGTGACTTCGCAATATTTTGCAAAAATGGCAACATAAATGTTGAGTGCGATGGAGATGAATACCATATGAAGCCCGAACAGGTAGTTTATGATAAAAATCGAAACAACCAAATTTCTGCCGTAGCTAACTGGACACCTTTACGATTCACTACCAAGCATTTAATTCATGAAATGCCAGAGACGATTCGAACGATTAAGCGTAAAATCGACAAATTGGGTGGCATACAAGTGGTCAGTGAGGATGAAGTATCGTATCGGTACGTTTCTAAACAAGACGGGCAGTTGAATTTATTCGATTAA
- a CDS encoding DUF4143 domain-containing protein, which produces MTTDHRDSGLFHALAAVQTPEALSGSLYVGSSWEGYVIQQVIATLAYDTRPYYYRTAEGSELDLVLVRGGRPVVGLDIKYTNAPTLSRGNYIASRDLGGIPILVVTPSA; this is translated from the coding sequence TTGACGACAGACCATCGGGACAGTGGACTGTTTCATGCCTTAGCGGCTGTTCAAACGCCTGAAGCGCTCAGTGGAAGTCTGTATGTGGGTAGCTCATGGGAGGGTTACGTGATTCAACAGGTTATTGCCACGCTAGCCTACGACACACGACCGTATTATTACCGCACCGCCGAGGGATCGGAGCTGGATTTAGTGTTGGTACGCGGCGGTCGACCGGTGGTGGGTCTTGACATCAAATACACGAATGCACCCACGCTAAGCCGGGGAAATTACATTGCCAGCCGCGATTTGGGCGGCATCCCGATTCTCGTCGTTACGCCGTCAGCCTAG
- a CDS encoding alpha/beta fold hydrolase yields MRLKALSLILLIFCGACRTTRPFKAADGTILDTSIAEMQRVPINGVRQFVTIRGSDRRNPVLLWLHGGPGNLSMPLYMHYNAPLEDHFTVVYWDQRGSGKSYSSRIPAETMTLDQFVADTHALTAWLKQRFNQPKIVLVGHSWGGLLGMHVIAKHPDDYQAFMAVSPISNGPVSEQLSYEFALSNAQQKQDGSALATLQQIGPPENGLYKDGLDALKKQRDLVQKYGGVVHTHLRMPGSQIYLRSKEYSLLSLLKANKIQQLSYPMVETLWPALDLKQQIPAVNVPVYFCLGRYDNNCPSTLVADYVASVQAPHKELIWFEESAHLPCWEEPQKFNALVKEKLATATDKAALK; encoded by the coding sequence ATGCGTCTGAAAGCCCTCTCCCTGATTCTGCTCATCTTCTGTGGGGCCTGTCGTACTACCCGCCCCTTCAAAGCGGCCGATGGCACGATACTAGACACCAGTATTGCCGAGATGCAACGGGTTCCCATCAACGGCGTTAGGCAGTTCGTGACCATACGAGGCAGCGATCGACGTAACCCGGTGCTGCTATGGCTACATGGCGGGCCGGGCAATCTGTCGATGCCGTTATACATGCATTACAATGCGCCGTTAGAAGATCACTTCACGGTCGTTTATTGGGATCAGCGCGGCTCCGGCAAGTCCTACTCCTCGCGGATCCCTGCCGAAACAATGACCCTGGATCAGTTCGTTGCCGATACGCATGCCTTGACGGCCTGGCTGAAACAACGCTTTAATCAGCCTAAAATCGTACTGGTCGGCCATTCTTGGGGCGGGCTATTGGGCATGCACGTCATCGCGAAACACCCCGACGATTATCAGGCGTTTATGGCTGTATCGCCCATTTCGAACGGGCCCGTAAGTGAACAGTTGTCGTACGAATTCGCGCTCAGCAACGCCCAGCAAAAACAGGATGGCAGTGCTTTGGCAACGCTGCAACAAATCGGCCCGCCCGAAAACGGACTGTATAAAGACGGACTCGATGCGCTAAAAAAGCAGCGGGATCTGGTACAGAAGTACGGCGGTGTGGTTCATACGCACCTCCGTATGCCCGGCTCTCAAATCTATTTGCGGTCCAAAGAATATAGCTTGCTCAGTCTGCTGAAGGCCAACAAGATCCAGCAACTTTCTTACCCGATGGTAGAAACCCTGTGGCCAGCCCTCGACCTTAAGCAACAGATTCCAGCGGTCAACGTACCAGTCTATTTCTGCCTGGGACGCTACGACAACAACTGCCCGTCTACCCTGGTGGCGGATTATGTTGCATCCGTCCAAGCGCCCCATAAAGAGCTCATCTGGTTCGAGGAGTCGGCCCACCTCCCCTGCTGGGAAGAGCCGCAGAAATTCAACGCGCTCGTGAAGGAAAAGCTGGCAACAGCGACCGATAAAGCAGCCTTGAAGTAG
- a CDS encoding MFS transporter: MAGLKRALNRRDKHQGGRRVTIKDCFKRLLPVIANPPVSPTATPTPNKWLVLATLAFGTFMATLDSSIVNIALPTIRRELDAGDSVEWVVLSYLLTTTSTLLIMGKLSDWLGRKNMYVTGFGIFVLGSLLCGLSWNIGSLIGFRVVQGLGAAMIFAIGPAIISDTFQPNERGQALGLMGAIVAAGSSTGPVVGGLLLGKFGWSSIFFVNVPIGLIAIWRALVVLPTSSRQARGAFDLVGAGLFLVGVVTLLVGLDFGPEPDYGWGNPLVMGLLGTGAVLLGLFIYWESRTPAPMLQLSLFRVRPYTSAILAALLGFMASGGNLFIIPFFLQQLLGFSPQTAGLVLLAGPLTLSIVAPIGGYLSSRVSTRWLASTGLLLAAAGYFSLSFLQTDWNWHNVVWRTALVSFGFALFQSPNSSSALNAAPLPQRGVASSVIAFMRNMGLVVGIALAAAVWYSTRNVYARMHQADPMSDVAQLTGMRAVYWVLTGLIITAALISFSRGKTLPEPHHAGDVPGEGLATLAGDKV; the protein is encoded by the coding sequence ATGGCCGGGCTGAAACGGGCTTTAAATCGGCGCGACAAACATCAGGGCGGGCGGCGGGTTACGATAAAAGACTGTTTTAAACGTTTGCTGCCCGTGATAGCCAATCCGCCTGTATCGCCCACCGCGACACCAACCCCCAACAAATGGCTGGTACTGGCCACGCTGGCCTTCGGTACGTTCATGGCGACGCTCGACAGCAGTATCGTCAACATTGCCCTGCCCACCATCCGGCGGGAACTCGATGCCGGTGACAGCGTGGAATGGGTGGTGCTCAGTTACCTGCTCACCACCACCAGCACGTTGCTCATCATGGGCAAACTCTCGGACTGGCTGGGTCGGAAAAATATGTACGTGACGGGGTTCGGCATTTTTGTGTTGGGCTCGCTGCTGTGTGGCCTGTCGTGGAATATCGGCTCGCTGATCGGGTTTCGGGTGGTGCAGGGGCTGGGGGCGGCCATGATTTTTGCCATCGGCCCCGCCATCATTTCCGACACCTTCCAGCCTAACGAACGCGGGCAGGCGCTGGGCCTGATGGGCGCTATCGTGGCAGCGGGTTCCAGCACGGGGCCGGTCGTGGGCGGGTTGCTGCTGGGTAAATTCGGCTGGTCGAGTATTTTCTTCGTGAACGTACCCATCGGCCTGATCGCCATCTGGCGGGCGCTGGTGGTGCTGCCCACGAGCTCGCGGCAGGCCCGCGGCGCGTTTGACCTAGTGGGAGCAGGGTTGTTTCTGGTGGGCGTCGTGACGTTGCTCGTTGGCCTCGACTTCGGCCCGGAGCCCGACTACGGCTGGGGCAACCCGCTGGTGATGGGCCTGCTGGGAACGGGTGCCGTGCTGCTGGGGCTGTTTATCTATTGGGAATCGCGCACGCCCGCGCCCATGTTGCAACTGAGTCTGTTTCGGGTACGTCCCTACACGTCGGCGATTCTGGCGGCGTTGCTGGGCTTCATGGCGTCGGGTGGTAACTTGTTCATCATCCCGTTTTTTCTGCAACAGTTGCTCGGCTTTTCGCCCCAAACGGCGGGGCTGGTGCTGCTGGCTGGTCCGCTGACGCTGAGCATTGTAGCGCCCATCGGCGGGTACCTGTCGAGCCGGGTCAGTACGCGCTGGCTGGCCAGTACGGGGCTATTGCTGGCAGCAGCGGGCTACTTTTCACTGTCGTTCCTGCAAACCGACTGGAATTGGCACAACGTGGTCTGGCGAACGGCGCTGGTCAGCTTCGGCTTTGCGTTGTTTCAGTCGCCCAACAGCAGCAGCGCGCTCAATGCGGCCCCGCTGCCCCAACGGGGCGTGGCCAGCAGTGTGATTGCGTTTATGCGGAACATGGGGCTGGTGGTGGGCATTGCCCTGGCCGCGGCGGTCTGGTATAGCACCCGAAATGTCTACGCCCGCATGCACCAGGCCGACCCCATGAGCGACGTCGCGCAACTCACTGGGATGCGGGCCGTTTACTGGGTGCTGACGGGACTAATTATCACGGCCGCCCTCATCTCCTTCTCGCGGGGCAAAACCCTACCCGAGCCGCACCATGCCGGCGACGTACCTGGTGAAGGCCTGGCTACGCTGGCAGGGGATAAGGTGTGA
- a CDS encoding glycoside hydrolase family 125 protein → MNRRTFIQNTALTTAALASGQFATARSSADYPTVRVAAAQRNFRSEAVEQTIAAVRKGINNPEMAWLFENCFPNTLDTTVEHTMDGGKPDTYVITGDIDAMWLRDSTAQVWPYLPLMKGDKPLQQLVAGVIARQARCIRFDPYANAFYKETTKVGEWKDDVTDMKPGLHERKWEIDSLCYPIRLGYYYWKQTGDTAPFDANWQEAMRLVVQTFREQQRKTGPGPYKFERRTAWATDGVPLGGYGYPVKPNGLICSMFRPSDDATIYPYLIPSNFFAVTSLRQMAELLTAIRANAPLATEARSMAAEVETALKQHAITTHPRFGKVYAYEVNGYGSYNLMDDANVPSLLAMPYLGAVAVSDPIYQNTRRLVLSDENPFFFKGTAGEGIGGPHAGMDMIWPMSIIIRGLTSTSDAEIRQCIQTLQKIHAGTGFMHESFHKNDPSKFTRKWFAWANTLFGEFILKTFNERRALLS, encoded by the coding sequence ATGAACCGCCGAACATTCATTCAAAACACGGCCCTCACCACCGCCGCACTGGCTTCAGGGCAATTCGCCACCGCTCGCTCATCCGCCGATTATCCGACCGTTCGGGTAGCAGCCGCCCAACGTAATTTTCGGTCAGAAGCCGTTGAGCAGACCATCGCCGCCGTCAGGAAAGGGATCAACAATCCCGAAATGGCCTGGCTGTTTGAAAACTGCTTCCCCAACACGCTCGACACCACCGTAGAGCATACCATGGACGGCGGCAAACCCGACACCTACGTGATTACGGGCGACATCGACGCCATGTGGCTGCGCGACTCAACGGCGCAGGTGTGGCCCTACCTGCCCCTGATGAAGGGCGACAAACCCCTCCAACAACTGGTGGCGGGCGTGATTGCCCGGCAGGCGCGTTGCATCCGGTTTGATCCGTACGCCAACGCCTTTTACAAGGAAACGACCAAAGTGGGCGAGTGGAAAGACGACGTCACCGACATGAAGCCGGGCCTGCACGAGCGGAAGTGGGAAATCGACAGCCTGTGCTACCCCATCCGGCTCGGCTACTACTACTGGAAACAAACCGGCGACACCGCGCCCTTCGATGCCAACTGGCAGGAGGCCATGCGCCTGGTGGTGCAGACCTTCCGCGAGCAACAGCGCAAGACGGGTCCCGGCCCCTACAAATTCGAGCGGCGAACCGCCTGGGCCACCGACGGCGTGCCGCTGGGCGGCTACGGCTACCCGGTCAAGCCCAACGGCCTGATCTGCTCAATGTTCCGGCCCAGCGATGACGCCACCATCTACCCCTACCTGATTCCGTCGAATTTCTTTGCGGTAACCTCGCTGCGGCAGATGGCCGAGCTGCTGACGGCCATTCGCGCCAACGCCCCGCTCGCCACGGAAGCCCGGTCGATGGCTGCCGAAGTAGAAACAGCCCTGAAGCAGCACGCCATTACGACACACCCGCGTTTTGGGAAAGTGTACGCCTACGAGGTCAACGGCTACGGTTCGTATAACCTTATGGACGACGCCAACGTACCCAGCCTGCTGGCGATGCCCTACCTGGGGGCCGTAGCGGTGAGCGACCCCATTTACCAGAATACCCGTCGGCTGGTGCTGAGCGACGAAAATCCGTTTTTCTTCAAAGGTACAGCGGGTGAAGGCATCGGCGGTCCCCACGCCGGTATGGACATGATCTGGCCCATGAGCATCATTATCCGGGGCCTGACCAGCACGAGTGATGCCGAAATCCGGCAGTGTATTCAGACGTTGCAGAAAATCCATGCGGGCACGGGATTCATGCACGAGTCGTTCCACAAAAACGACCCCAGTAAGTTCACGCGCAAGTGGTTTGCCTGGGCCAACACGCTCTTCGGCGAGTTTATCCTGAAAACTTTCAACGAACGCCGCGCGCTGTTGTCGTAA
- a CDS encoding glycoside hydrolase family 76 protein, with protein sequence MHLLNKVFILIACLSLSCKDNSIGQGAGPATKPTVFNWTTIADSSSRALNAQFFNDQGRYYNENNNGSTKFNYWPQAHALDVLVDAYTRTKDNQYLIYMNDWYAGVPVKNGNTFLNTYYDDMLWNALAMLRAYDATNDKKWLDATQLLWDDIKLGWSDVMGGGIAWQKNQRYYKNTPANAPAVILAARLYQRLKRQTDLDWAKNIYDWQVKTLVDPATGMVYDGINRQNDGKIDLGWKFTYNQGLLIGAGLEMYRATQTATYLNDATKTANFTLADPDLSGSGLLKAEGDGDGGLFKAVLVRYLALLAIEPAVPADTRTRYVNFLTFNAETLWRSGTQKPQVVFGPNWASRPASGKTDLTTQLSGAMLLEAMTRLK encoded by the coding sequence ATGCACCTACTCAACAAAGTCTTCATCCTCATTGCCTGCCTCAGCCTGTCGTGCAAAGACAACAGCATCGGGCAGGGGGCCGGTCCGGCCACCAAGCCCACCGTTTTCAACTGGACCACCATCGCCGACAGCAGTAGCCGGGCGCTGAACGCGCAGTTCTTCAACGATCAGGGCCGCTATTACAACGAGAATAACAACGGCAGCACCAAATTCAACTATTGGCCCCAGGCCCACGCGCTCGACGTGCTGGTGGACGCCTACACGCGCACCAAAGACAACCAGTACCTGATCTACATGAACGACTGGTATGCAGGGGTGCCCGTCAAAAACGGCAACACTTTTCTGAATACCTATTACGACGACATGCTTTGGAATGCGCTGGCCATGCTACGCGCCTACGACGCCACCAACGACAAAAAATGGCTCGATGCCACGCAGCTGCTGTGGGACGACATCAAACTCGGCTGGAGCGACGTGATGGGTGGCGGGATTGCTTGGCAGAAGAACCAGCGTTATTACAAAAACACACCGGCCAACGCCCCCGCCGTCATTCTGGCGGCCCGCCTCTACCAGCGCCTGAAACGCCAAACTGACCTCGACTGGGCCAAAAATATCTACGATTGGCAAGTCAAAACGCTGGTCGATCCGGCAACGGGCATGGTGTATGACGGCATCAACCGGCAGAACGATGGCAAGATTGATCTGGGCTGGAAATTCACCTACAACCAGGGGCTGCTCATCGGGGCCGGGCTGGAAATGTACCGGGCAACCCAGACGGCAACGTACCTGAACGACGCCACCAAAACCGCCAATTTCACCCTCGCCGACCCCGACTTGTCGGGCTCCGGCCTGCTGAAAGCGGAAGGCGATGGCGACGGGGGCTTGTTTAAAGCCGTGCTCGTTCGCTACCTTGCGCTGCTGGCCATCGAACCCGCCGTGCCCGCCGACACCCGCACCCGCTATGTTAATTTTCTAACGTTCAACGCCGAAACGCTCTGGCGGAGCGGCACCCAGAAACCGCAGGTCGTTTTCGGGCCAAACTGGGCGAGCCGCCCCGCCAGTGGCAAAACCGACCTCACCACCCAGCTCAGCGGCGCTATGCTGCTCGAAGCCATGACCCGATTGAAGTGA
- a CDS encoding SusE domain-containing protein: MKHNLLLLFCLAGLLMQCKDPGRDLNTNISTVTTFFAPNDNQAVKLQPATPAAVVFEWDQARAEDGTLVLYELAFDKESGDFSKPIYKLTSDQNGVQNKATVTHAILNKIAALAGIGSLGTGKLKWTVNASRGINVKPAGQSRLLQVERPAGFAEIPAEVYLTGDATEGGTDLAKAIKLKAVRPGEFEVYTSLKAGSYQFVDRTTGTAKTYNVTGTNIGENGTTTVTGATKTYRISLDFNNAAARLTEIKSLGLWYGADNAVRFPLTYTGNGTWTLSNTKIDFVPVSYGREERYKFRLTTVGADGKDAFEWLGSSNSDNSRPDANTAAAYYNLFSIPQSQWDYSYKFNSAVDGKNVDLLVSLAPTSTYFHRVTVK, encoded by the coding sequence ATGAAACATAACCTGCTCCTTCTGTTTTGTCTGGCGGGCCTGCTGATGCAGTGCAAAGATCCCGGCCGCGACCTCAATACGAACATCAGCACCGTCACGACGTTTTTTGCGCCCAACGACAACCAGGCGGTTAAACTACAACCCGCTACCCCGGCTGCCGTGGTCTTCGAGTGGGATCAGGCACGGGCTGAAGACGGGACGCTCGTGCTCTACGAACTGGCGTTCGACAAAGAAAGCGGCGACTTCTCGAAGCCGATCTACAAGCTGACGTCGGACCAGAACGGCGTGCAGAACAAAGCGACCGTGACCCATGCGATTCTGAACAAAATTGCGGCACTGGCGGGGATTGGCTCGCTGGGTACGGGTAAACTGAAGTGGACCGTCAACGCGTCGCGGGGGATCAACGTGAAACCGGCGGGTCAGAGCCGTCTGTTGCAGGTAGAACGTCCGGCGGGGTTTGCCGAAATTCCGGCCGAAGTATACCTCACGGGCGACGCTACCGAAGGAGGCACCGACCTGGCGAAAGCGATTAAGCTGAAAGCCGTCCGGCCGGGTGAGTTTGAAGTCTACACCTCCCTGAAAGCCGGGTCGTATCAATTTGTGGACCGGACAACGGGCACCGCCAAAACCTACAATGTGACGGGCACGAACATCGGCGAAAACGGGACTACGACCGTGACGGGCGCTACCAAAACGTACCGCATCAGCCTCGATTTTAACAACGCCGCCGCCCGCCTCACCGAGATCAAATCGCTGGGCCTGTGGTATGGTGCCGACAACGCCGTGCGCTTCCCGCTGACCTACACGGGCAACGGCACCTGGACGCTGTCGAACACGAAAATCGATTTCGTTCCCGTTTCCTACGGCCGCGAAGAGCGTTATAAGTTCCGCCTGACGACGGTGGGTGCCGACGGAAAAGATGCCTTCGAGTGGCTGGGCAGCAGCAACTCCGACAACTCTCGCCCCGACGCCAACACCGCCGCCGCCTATTACAACCTGTTCAGCATTCCCCAGAGCCAGTGGGACTACTCGTATAAATTCAACAGTGCCGTCGATGGCAAAAACGTAGATCTGCTGGTTTCCCTGGCCCCCACATCGACGTACTTCCACCGCGTTACCGTCAAATAG
- a CDS encoding RagB/SusD family nutrient uptake outer membrane protein, translating into MKRSHKLVGVVAAALWLGGCKDLDLAPTDRFTEATYWTNADRALTVLNSAYGGLYTADFFFANDALSDNAYNQLGDFQGANSIARGAYDAALGRIRDEWNFHYGGIKTNHILLENIDRVPNMDPTLKARIIAETRFIRAFHYFQLLTWYGDVPFFTKDVTIEESRTIARSPRAEVLAFVLSELDAVAPNLPTNVQYAAADRGRITKGAAIALKARVQLYESRWADVVTTCEQLIDNTANGTYALYPSYEGLFLPAAENSSESILALGYAPEVRTHSNFRDFVPISIGDRVNNLAPTQELVNDYITTNGKGIAEAGSGYVETTPYTNRDPRLAATVVYDGYLWRRPDGSTTTIYIRPGSTPANADARNEFGKQNASTTGYYVRKYYDPTANATFQSAIDLMLIRYADVLLMYAEAKNEQGQLTAAIWDKTIGALRRRAGFTDPAALTFPTGATQATLRDIVRRERRSELALEGLRVFDIRRWRIAETVLNTFAHGAKFGDPTIDNGYVRVDRRTFDKEKHYLWPIPQLERDLNNNLSQNPKW; encoded by the coding sequence ATGAAACGATCACATAAACTAGTTGGCGTAGTGGCAGCGGCGCTGTGGCTGGGGGGGTGCAAAGACCTCGATCTGGCCCCCACCGACCGCTTCACCGAAGCCACCTACTGGACCAATGCCGACCGGGCGCTGACCGTGCTGAACTCGGCCTATGGTGGGCTGTATACCGCCGATTTTTTCTTTGCCAACGACGCCCTATCCGACAACGCCTACAATCAGCTGGGTGATTTTCAGGGGGCCAACTCCATCGCGCGGGGTGCTTATGACGCTGCCCTAGGCCGGATTCGCGACGAGTGGAATTTCCATTACGGCGGGATCAAAACGAACCACATTCTGCTGGAAAACATCGACCGGGTGCCCAACATGGACCCGACGCTGAAAGCCCGCATCATTGCCGAAACGCGCTTTATCCGGGCGTTTCATTATTTCCAGTTGCTGACCTGGTATGGCGACGTGCCGTTCTTCACCAAAGACGTAACCATCGAGGAATCGCGGACGATCGCCCGGTCGCCCCGCGCCGAGGTGCTCGCGTTTGTGCTGTCGGAGTTGGATGCCGTCGCGCCCAACCTGCCGACCAACGTGCAGTATGCCGCCGCCGATCGGGGCCGGATCACCAAAGGAGCCGCCATTGCCCTGAAAGCGCGGGTGCAACTTTACGAAAGCCGCTGGGCCGACGTGGTGACCACCTGCGAGCAGTTGATCGACAATACCGCCAACGGCACCTACGCGCTGTATCCGAGTTACGAAGGCCTGTTTTTACCGGCCGCCGAAAACAGCTCGGAGAGCATTCTGGCGCTGGGCTACGCGCCGGAGGTACGTACCCACAGCAACTTCCGCGACTTTGTGCCCATCAGCATCGGCGACCGGGTCAACAACCTCGCCCCCACGCAGGAACTGGTCAACGATTACATCACGACCAACGGCAAAGGCATTGCCGAAGCCGGTTCCGGGTACGTCGAAACCACGCCGTACACCAACCGCGACCCACGACTGGCGGCGACCGTCGTGTATGATGGCTATTTGTGGCGCAGACCCGACGGCAGCACCACGACGATCTACATTCGCCCCGGTTCGACACCCGCCAACGCCGATGCGCGCAACGAGTTTGGCAAGCAGAACGCCTCGACCACGGGCTACTACGTGCGCAAGTATTACGACCCCACAGCCAACGCCACCTTCCAGTCGGCGATCGATCTGATGCTGATTCGCTACGCCGACGTACTGCTGATGTATGCCGAAGCAAAGAATGAGCAGGGCCAACTCACCGCCGCCATCTGGGACAAGACGATCGGGGCGCTGCGCCGCCGGGCGGGCTTCACGGACCCCGCGGCCCTGACCTTCCCAACGGGCGCAACCCAGGCTACGCTGCGCGACATTGTCCGCCGCGAACGTCGCTCCGAACTGGCGCTGGAAGGGCTGCGGGTGTTTGACATCCGCCGCTGGCGCATCGCCGAAACCGTACTGAACACCTTTGCCCACGGCGCCAAATTTGGCGACCCTACCATCGATAATGGCTACGTGCGCGTCGACCGCCGCACCTTCGACAAAGAAAAGCACTACCTCTGGCCCATCCCCCAGCTCGAACGCGACTTAAACAACAATCTGTCCCAAAATCCGAAATGGTAA